In the Atribacteraceae bacterium genome, GGACGGAAACCTGTGCATACTCAAATTTACCTAAGAAATCAGGGATTCCAGGTACGTATTTTCCGATAAGAACACCGGCAACCATGCACAAGGCAACCCATAGGGTCAGATACCTCTCAAAAAACCCGATACTTGCTGTCCTCTCTTTACTCATAAAACACACCTTCCACATTATTTAGCAGCATTCTCCGCCGCCTGAACAATCACAACTCGGCTCGCTTCCGGTAAGCCAACCCATAATCACGGCATAGGCGCATCCGACTCCGGCATCAACTGTGATAACATTTACAGGGCAGTTTTTCGCACAAGCGCCGCACTCCATACACCGGTCTTTTATCCGCGCCTTTTTATTTTCCACGCTGAACACTCTATGAGGGCAAACTTCCGCGCATCTTCCGCAGCCGATACATTTTTCAACCGACAGACGGAGCGTTGCGACGTTTTTCAAATACTTGTGTTTCATAGCGCCCTCCTAATTAAGCCGACAGTCTCTTTATTAACACCAGCACAATCCCCGCGACGGATGAAAGAACGATCAACGGTACCGCTACTTTCATTTCTCGGATAACGCCGGAGAAGGAAGTATATGTTGACGAGCCTGTGAAATTCATCGCCAGAAACGCCGACAAAGACGGCAGTACCAGTAGATAACCTATAGCAAGAAGCAGGAATTCCGGAACAAACCATCCATTAAACCAAATAAACCCCGCCGTCCAACACAACCCCAGCAGCCAGCCTTTCCATGCGAACGCCCTGCCGGGAATAATGGGAAGGAGTACGGGCGTAACAACGGTTCCCGCTACTACAGAGCCGGCATAAACGATAAAATCCGCAAGCCCGAAGGGTCTTGCCGCGAAAAGGTTTAGGATGAATAATATTCCGAAAACCATCAATGAAGTCTTAGCGGCCTGCACCAGCTCCACAGGCGTGAGAACCAACCGGTCCCACATCGTAAATTTTACGGTACGCATTTCTTCTGTAGCCTTGAAGCCGGAATCAAGGAAAGCCTTTATGTCACGCGCTCTTACAGGGCCGTAAACCACTGAAAATCCGGTTTGCCTGGTCACTTCATGGGCGCTCACGCCGGTAGCTCCCAACTGCGGTAAGATCAATGTCCTGTGCGCAACAATCTCAGGCAGCCCTGTTTTTGATATGCGGCCCACCAGTTCATCAGTTCCGAACGTGCCTTTACCAGCGGCGCACCAGACGTTGATGCCCTTTGCATCGAGTATCATAATCCAACAATTTAATCCTGAAAGTTCTTTTCTCAAGGTATCAAATGTTAGTTTATAGTTTGCGCTGACCAATACGGGAGATGCTTGATCGGGCTTGCCCACGGCATAAAGCCCAGGGTTAATCTTATAATTCATTCTGCCTATGCCCCAGCGCACCTTCCACGCTTCAAGCGTATCTTTGAAGTGAAGATCCGCTGAAGCCACAGGCACGTTACCATAAGGAGTATGGATTTCACCCGTTACCCATTTATCTTTTTTGTCATACGGCGTTATGGATTCATCACAACAACCATCGACCGAACAACAGCAGGGTTCTTCTTTACTCATTTTCATCACATCCTTTGCAGCAATCCGCATTTTCCTTGCAGATGCAGTTTTCCTCATTGGAGGTGATGTCGCAGAAAAATTGCTTTGTTTTGCTGATTGTATCCGCATCCAGCGAGTAGTACGTCCATTTGCCTTCGTTTCTACTCCTGACAAGCCCGCATCCGCACAGTAGCTTCATGTGGTGGGACAGGGTGGATTGAGACATCTCAAACTTCTCTAAAATCATGCAGGCGCATAACTCCTCACAGGAAAGCATATCTACAATCATGGCTCTTTTGGGGTCGCCCAGTGCTTTGAACACTTTTGTATGTCCCAAATATTTTTCCATAACTTACACCTCAAATCTAAGGACTTCAATGTGAACATTATATGCCCCAAATCGGAAAATGTCAATGTGAAAAAACGACGCCCTGTCGTCGGACCGTGATATTGTCACCCTGTAAGCGGACCGAAAATGTCACCATGAAGAGAGAGGGAGACATATTTCTGAGAAACCAACTCCTGGCGAGGTAAAAGCGGAAAGCAGAAAGCCCGAAGACCCGCAGTATTGCTGCATTTTCGAGCAAAATAAAAACTACTCACCGACAAAATTCCTTTTATCATTACCATTCTCTATGAAAAAGAGGCCATTCGCCAGCGGGTTCTGGCAGCCTTCAGAGACATCGAAGCAGACATATTCCTGTTTGGCTCTCAGGTAGACGGGTCGGCAGGCCTTTTTTCCGACTACGACGTGGGGTATGACTCAGCCGTACCGGTACCTGCCGCCGTTCTGGCAGCTCTTCGTCAGGAGTTGGCTTCGTCAGGAGTTGGAGGATCTCTACCCATACCGGGGAGAGTGGACCTTGTAAATTTTCGGGGTGCCTCAGAGGATTTTGCCAGGCACGCGCTGAAGAAGGTGGAAGTATGGAAGGGAAAAAGGCAGAACTCGCTTTTCGCTTAAAGACGACTGAACAGGCTCTCGCCACCCTGGAATCTGCTTTGGCAGAACCCTTTACCATCATTGTACGCGATGCGATCATTCAACGCTTTGAGTGCACCTTTGAACTGGCCTGGAAACTCCTTCGCAAGGTGGCCAAGATAGAGGTATAGGAAGTGAACTATCCCCGCCAGGCTATCCGGGCCGCTTACGAGGCAGGCGTAATCAACGACATTGATCTCTGGTTTGAAATGCTTGAGGACCGGAATCGTACCTCCCACACATACGATGAATCCACGGCGGCCCAGGTGTTTGGAAGCGCCGGACGCCCTCCTGGAGCACTGCGGTCAGCCGTTGCGGTCATACGCCGGAACTACCCTGGATCAAGCTTAAGAGGACGGCATTTTAGACGTATCATCCGGTCGTGTGCCACGGTCCCAAACTGCTGCGGATATACTATCCAACAATTTAAGCTGTGCGAATGGCGATTCTTTTTAATATCCTGCTTT is a window encoding:
- the hgcB gene encoding mercury methylation ferredoxin HgcB, which produces MKHKYLKNVATLRLSVEKCIGCGRCAEVCPHRVFSVENKKARIKDRCMECGACAKNCPVNVITVDAGVGCAYAVIMGWLTGSEPSCDCSGGGECC
- the hgcA gene encoding mercury methylation corrinoid protein HgcA, with amino-acid sequence MSKEEPCCCSVDGCCDESITPYDKKDKWVTGEIHTPYGNVPVASADLHFKDTLEAWKVRWGIGRMNYKINPGLYAVGKPDQASPVLVSANYKLTFDTLRKELSGLNCWIMILDAKGINVWCAAGKGTFGTDELVGRISKTGLPEIVAHRTLILPQLGATGVSAHEVTRQTGFSVVYGPVRARDIKAFLDSGFKATEEMRTVKFTMWDRLVLTPVELVQAAKTSLMVFGILFILNLFAARPFGLADFIVYAGSVVAGTVVTPVLLPIIPGRAFAWKGWLLGLCWTAGFIWFNGWFVPEFLLLAIGYLLVLPSLSAFLAMNFTGSSTYTSFSGVIREMKVAVPLIVLSSVAGIVLVLIKRLSA
- a CDS encoding metalloregulator ArsR/SmtB family transcription factor, which produces MEKYLGHTKVFKALGDPKRAMIVDMLSCEELCACMILEKFEMSQSTLSHHMKLLCGCGLVRSRNEGKWTYYSLDADTISKTKQFFCDITSNEENCICKENADCCKGCDENE